The Panthera leo isolate Ple1 chromosome D4, P.leo_Ple1_pat1.1, whole genome shotgun sequence nucleotide sequence GGGattttttcattactttcttCCTAGTGCCTATCACAGTGTCTCCACAtgtgtaaaaaacaaaatcaaaaaagaatgagttgTTCCTGATTTTGACTGAAGAGTTTGGTGTCACGTACTTTCTCCAAGTGACTGTCAAGGTTCACACAAATCTCATTGCATCCCTCTCACGAGACTGGACGAGGCATCCATATGTGAATTGCAAGGCAATATTTGCCTGAATGCTGACAGTCACTTGGAGAAAATATGTGACTATACAGTAATTACTATGCATAGTATTTCTAAGTACTGtcatttcccatttctctttattcctaGAGGAGAGAAAGCAGCATGAGGGGGGAGAACCAGAGCAGCGTGTCTGAGTTCCTCCTCCTGGGGCTCCCCATCTGGCCAGAGCAGCAGGCCGTGTTCTTCGCCCTGTTCCTGGGCATGTACCTGATCACGGTGCTGGGGAACCTGCTCATCATCCTGCTCATCAGGCTGGACTCCcgcctccacacccccatgtacttcttcctcagcCACTTGGCCTTCACtgatgtctctttctcttctgtcactCTCCCAAAGATGCTGATGAACATGCAGACTGAGCACCTATCAATCTCTTATCCAGGATGTATTTCAcagatgtatttttatatacttttcggTTGTGTTGATAATCTCCTTCTTGCAGTGATGGCATATGACAGGTATGTAGCCATCTGTCATCCTCTATACTACACCACCATCATGAAGGAGGATCTGTGTGTGCTGCTGGTGGCTGGCTCCTGGATTCTCTCCTGTGGCAGTGCCCTTTTACACACCCTCCTCCTGACCCAGGTGTccttctgtgctgacaacatcaTCCCCCACTTTTTCTGTAGCCTCCCCATCCTACTCAGGCTGTCCTGTTCAAACACCTCTCTTAATGAGCTGGTCATATATACTGCAGGGGCTGCAGTTGTCATTTTCCCGTTGACTGGCATCCTGGTCTCTTATGGACGCATTGGGGCTTCTATCCTGAAGGTGCCCACTACCAAAGGTATCTGCAAAGCCTTGTCCACCTGTGGCTCCCACCTATCTGTAGTGTCTCTATTCTATGGAACAATTATAGCACTGTACTTTTCTCCCGCATCGAGCAACTCCAATGACAATGACATGATTGCCTCACTGATGTATACAGTGGTCACCCCCATGTTGAACCCCTTCATCTACAGCCTAAGGAACAGAGACATGAAATTGGCTCTGGAGATTCTTTTCAGAAACAACATTGTTTTCACCAAGTGAGAATCACCTAATTGTATTACTTTACCCACTGACCTTGTTAGAGATGACTTCTTGCAAAATTGTTTGTTGACTATCCATGTCTCTTGCATTTTCCCAACTACTCTTTAAATGGACAGTTACGTTATAAGACCTGACCCCTTTCACTTTGGTCATACCTAGCTTTTAATTATAACCCACAGTTTCTATTTGTTGAAGTAAATGAGATATAAACAAGCtccttgtttcttgtttcttgtctACAAATATTCAGTCAAGTTTCTAATGTTTAGTTTTAGAAAGTCCAGAATGCTTACCTTCTAAATGCAGTAGCTAGATAATAAAGTGATTTTGATGGTTTGTTAAAACTTAAATGAACTTTAATTTGATTGTGCCTGTGACAAGAAGTTAATAGCGGAGCACAGAGGAGTCAATTCAATTACCAAATTTCTCCATGCTAGAAAGATTATGATTTTCTGCTCTAAGTTGGAGTTTTGTGGTGAGAACAACCTCTATCTGCCTGATTAATTTTAATCTGGGAAAATAAGTGTTGTCTTATTCCCAAACAGAGAGCTTCTACTtctgagaaggaaaagataaatgtgTGAATTCATAACTCatgcacacaaaaatatttaccatgacTACTATATGCTAGGCAATTTTCCAAGCTCTGGCTGTGcaagttaaaaaacagaaagacctGCAAATCGATTGCCATGCAGAATTTACATTCCAGCATTCCTGACCCCACTCATCatgctccttttttttccatagcaGTTTTCAACCTTCTAACACACCATGAGCtttacttatttcctttattgTCGTTGTTTCtttactagaatgtaagctctgtgggAGATGAGTTTTTGTGTCTGAATTAAATgcataaattttaagttttgtttgtagGTAAAAACTGCTGTAGGTAAAGGAAGCATTAAAGTGGGGAACAATATGATTTAacttataagtggaatctaaaaataaaaaagaaatgaataaactaacaaaaaccagaatcagacctataaacacagagaacaaactgatggtcgcTAGAGGGAAGGGGGGTCAGtagtgggcaaaatgggtgaaggggagtgggagaaacAGCCCTCCaaatatggaatgaataagtcatgggaataaaaggcagagcataaggaatatagtcaatggcatTGTAATAACAATGTAtcaggacagatggtagctgtaTTTATAGTAACCATAACACAATGTgtaaacttgttgaatcattatgtcgTACAACTGAAATTAGTGTAATATTGTATTCAACTATACTcataaaaaaaaggagggggaaatgagagttctggtggggggtggtgctTTATAATTTAATGGTCACTGGAAAGGTAACATTTAAACTAAGACATTAGTGAGGACAGGTAAGTGAGCCATGGGGATTTCTGAGGAAAAAGCATCCCAAGCAACTAGAAATACCCTGGGGTAAGATGGTATCAGGCCTATTCCAGGAACATTAAATGGGCCTCTGTAGCTATACAGGgatgagtggggggtgggtggtagACGATACGTTAAAGATATCAAGGAACCACATTTGTAAGGCACCTCAGGTCATAGTAAGCGTATTAGTCAAAATTCCCCAGAAAAATAGAACCAAGAGGGTTTGTGTACGTTTGTGGGAGAGAGGTGCATGGGGggagattttaaggaattagctcatgtgattatggaggttGGTAAGTCCCAAATCAGCAGGGTGACAGGCTGGAAATCCAGAGAAATGTTTCAGTTTGCAACCCAAAGGCAGTTTTCTGGCAAAATTGCTTCTTCTTTGGGGGAAGGCAGTCTTATGCCCTACAGATTGGATAAGGCCCATCTGCAGTATGGAGGGCAATCTACTCAAAACCTgctgataaaaattaaatgattgagagggaggcaaaccaaaagagactcttaaaaattcagagaacaattgatggttgctgggggggggggggggggatgggctaaatgggtgaccgAAGGCATTAATGTCATGTAAATGGCATTAACGAGGGCAATTGTTGGgataaacactgggtgttatatgtaattaatgaatcactaaatcctactccagaaaccagtactacactatatgttaactaacttgaatttaaatgttaaaaaatgttcatCTCACTTAAAAATGCCCTCatagaaacatctagaatagtgTTTGTCTAAATACCTGGTTACTGTAGCCtagccaagctgacacataaaattaagcatCATAGTAGAGTTTCATCTTTAGTGTGAGTGATTTGGGAATCCACTGGATGCTATTCAATAGAGGAATGGCAAGATCCTTTTGACATAGGTATACATCTATGAAACTATCAAAGATAAACCATCAAGATAATGAAGTTTCCTCAGGCTTACCCTCCTGCCCCTCTTTGTTTCTCCCATCTGTCCCCAGGGGaactactgatcttttttttttttccacattgattAGTTCCCATCTTCAAGAAGTTTATCTAAATGGAATCAGccagtatgtttttgttttgtttttttttgttttgttttttttttgctgctgtcctctttcactcagcataagcattttgagattcacccatgtataaatttttatcaatagttcattctttttattgctaagtagtattccattataagGATATCCCACAACCCTTCTgtccatttacctgttgatggatgtttggactggttccagtttttggctattaaataaaactgttatgaacattcttgtataagtctttgtatggacatctacattttttttttcctttgggcaaatacctagcaATATGCTAgctatatatttaacttttaaagaacttgtaaactgtttttcaaagggtAGCACCATTTTACACTGCCACCAGCCGTGTATGAGAGTTACAGTTCCTTCATATCTTCAACGACACTGGATAGCAGCAGTCCttctaattttagacattctaataggcatgtagtggtatctcattgccgtttaatttgtattttccttattaattgtaataggtcaacttataagatatcagaaagcttattgtatataagttcggcttaaactcacctttcatgaataGTTGAGATAAAAGGCTTATGTAGTTCCCTATTAGGGTTATCAGTAATTACTAACCGCCTTATCTCACTTCTGTGACCTTGCCTGCTTACTAAATAGATAACTTAGGATGCAaaacgctcccccaccccctctaccaagatctggcctaggcaagaccaacatgtaaaaagtcacGTACTCAAAGCCCTACAGCATCTCAGTTGTCTAACTatgattggtcattttaaaccctcttaggacaaagaCCTTTAAAATTTATAGGTTCCCGCCAAAACTAACGTCTGTGTGTCACAATATAATTGGCTACCATGAAATGCTGTAAATTGTAATTGGTTAACCAAATAATGATGTattctgacttgctaaaatccatataagCCCGCTGCTGCCTTTGTTCAGGGCCATTCTCCTGCAGCAGCAGCTGCAGTTTGGGCCAtagtttgcccatttttaaagttaaaaaaaaaaaatagttacaaacagagagggcaggaggcaaaccataagagactcttaaatacagagaactgagggttgatgggaggcaaaccataagagactcctaaatgcagagaacaaattgagggttgatgggagggtgggggaaaggggaaaatgggtgatgggccttgaggggggcacttgctgggatgagcattgggtgttgtatgtaagtgatgaaccatgggaatctaccccaaaaaccaagagcacactttacacactgtatgttagccaatttgacaataacatattttaaaaaataaaaataaattccagtttaattctaatattagtttcaggtgtacaatatagtgattcaaaacttctatacaacacctggtgttcatcacagcaagtgcactcatTAATTTCCATCCcatatttaacccatctccccactcacctctcctcttgtaaccatcagattgttttttataattaaaaatctgtttcttgctttgactcgctctcattttttcctttgcttttttgttttgtttcttaaattctacatatgagtgaaatcatatggtatttgtctttctctgtctgacttatttcatttagcattatactctctagctccatccatgtcactgcaaatggcaagatttcattcttttttatggctcaataatattccattgataGAGCAATCTGGCTGTAGATCCATACCTTAAGTC carries:
- the LOC122205091 gene encoding olfactory receptor 1J4-like; the protein is MRGENQSSVSEFLLLGLPIWPEQQAVFFALFLGMYLITVLGNLLIILLIRLDSRLHTPMYFFLSHLAFTDVSFSSVTLPKMLMNMQTEHLSISYPGCISQMYFYILFGCVDNLLLAVMAYDRYVAICHPLYYTTIMKEDLCVLLVAGSWILSCGSALLHTLLLTQVSFCADNIIPHFFCSLPILLRLSCSNTSLNELVIYTAGAAVVIFPLTGILVSYGRIGASILKVPTTKGICKALSTCGSHLSVVSLFYGTIIALYFSPASSNSNDNDMIASLMYTVVTPMLNPFIYSLRNRDMKLALEILFRNNIVFTK